A single Bacillus sp. HMF5848 DNA region contains:
- a CDS encoding alpha/beta hydrolase, with product MKTETFFLQMNDSTELYVKKWCSETVTPIAIVQIAHGMAEHIERYDELAEFLVNKNIFVYGHDHRGHGQTVRDGMVKGYFTNHNGFEIVVDDMKYITDFIQEQHRDVPIFLLGHSMGSFIVRRYIQKHEAQELAGVILSGTAGNPGILGILGRWLAKRESSKKGATTESPLMNTLTFGAYNKKIKQARTEFDWLSTDQKEVDAYIEDPHCGGVFTAGFFHDLLTGIKTIHKSENIKRTPQSLPILLVAGKEDPVGGFSKSVLAVYQSYKQAGIQDVTNKIYPGMRHELFKEIERQQVFDDVYTWIKDKLQV from the coding sequence ATGAAAACAGAAACCTTTTTTTTACAAATGAATGATTCAACAGAGCTTTATGTGAAAAAGTGGTGTAGTGAAACAGTAACACCTATTGCGATCGTACAGATTGCCCATGGTATGGCAGAGCACATTGAACGTTATGATGAATTGGCTGAGTTCCTCGTTAATAAAAATATTTTCGTTTACGGTCATGATCATCGTGGGCACGGTCAAACTGTTCGTGATGGGATGGTAAAAGGATATTTTACTAATCATAATGGTTTTGAAATAGTAGTTGATGATATGAAATATATAACGGATTTTATTCAGGAACAACATAGAGATGTACCCATCTTCCTGTTAGGACATAGCATGGGCTCTTTCATTGTAAGAAGGTATATACAAAAACATGAAGCTCAAGAACTGGCCGGTGTAATATTATCTGGTACGGCAGGAAATCCTGGTATACTCGGAATTCTAGGGCGTTGGTTGGCAAAACGCGAAAGCAGTAAAAAAGGAGCAACTACAGAAAGCCCGCTCATGAATACATTAACGTTTGGTGCCTATAACAAAAAAATAAAGCAAGCACGAACAGAATTTGATTGGCTGTCAACAGATCAGAAAGAAGTCGATGCTTATATTGAAGACCCTCATTGCGGAGGGGTGTTTACGGCTGGATTTTTCCATGATCTTTTAACCGGTATAAAGACTATCCATAAAAGTGAAAATATTAAGAGGACACCACAATCATTACCTATTTTATTAGTAGCTGGAAAGGAAGACCCTGTTGGTGGTTTCTCAAAAAGTGTTCTCGCTGTCTATCAATCTTATAAGCAGGCTGGTATACAAGACGTAACAAATAAAATATATCCGGGAATGCGGCATGAATTATTTAAAGAAATAGAAAGACAACAAGTTTTTGATGATGTGTATACATGGATAAAAGATAAATTACAAGTGTAA
- a CDS encoding HAD family hydrolase: MEITSVFFDLDDTLHDHQKPFVEAFEHCFPKEAKIIPHDAAYKKLRKYSDILWEDVVADKMTIVEMRIDRIKRVHADFGSTISDEEALYFQERYEEELDNIRLFPEVKRVLSTLLEHDYEVGIITNGPAEHQAKKIKRLGLDEFIPADRIIISGQMGVAKPDQRIYDEAINRVKQSPNTCLYIGDSWINDVAGAIDAGWQAVWFNIRKRKPDTNHKPVLETKQLTDILRLLNIPIQKAI, translated from the coding sequence TTGGAAATTACAAGCGTATTCTTTGACCTTGATGACACGTTACATGATCACCAAAAACCATTTGTTGAAGCTTTTGAGCATTGCTTTCCAAAAGAAGCAAAAATCATTCCCCATGATGCAGCTTATAAAAAGCTACGCAAATATAGTGATATTCTTTGGGAGGATGTTGTAGCAGATAAAATGACAATAGTTGAAATGCGTATAGATCGGATAAAAAGAGTACACGCCGATTTTGGTTCAACTATTTCTGACGAAGAAGCGTTATATTTCCAAGAACGCTATGAAGAAGAGCTTGATAATATTCGTTTGTTTCCTGAAGTGAAGCGGGTACTATCTACACTGCTTGAGCATGATTACGAGGTTGGAATTATTACAAACGGACCGGCAGAGCATCAAGCAAAAAAAATTAAACGATTAGGACTCGATGAATTTATACCTGCTGACCGTATTATAATCTCAGGCCAAATGGGTGTAGCCAAGCCTGATCAACGTATCTATGACGAAGCAATAAATCGTGTAAAACAATCTCCTAACACTTGCTTGTACATAGGTGACTCATGGATTAATGATGTTGCAGGTGCGATCGATGCGGGGTGGCAAGCCGTTTGGTTCAACATACGTAAAAGAAAACCAGACACAAATCACAAACCAGTTCTTGAAACAAAGCAGTTAACTGATATTCTTCGTTTGTTAAATATCCCCATTCAAAAAGCAATATAA
- a CDS encoding CUE domain-containing protein produces MKKKLAIITLATTIALGAVTTAVLAEESDEPWKFGPHMMDKFEDFSFEDMLPFMKEMHPDFSEEELESMYQDCHNRGGANRSQMMSKYWD; encoded by the coding sequence ATGAAGAAAAAATTAGCAATTATCACTTTAGCGACAACTATTGCATTAGGAGCCGTTACAACGGCCGTGTTAGCAGAAGAAAGTGACGAGCCATGGAAATTCGGACCTCATATGATGGACAAATTTGAAGATTTCAGCTTTGAAGACATGTTACCTTTTATGAAAGAAATGCACCCTGATTTTTCAGAGGAAGAGCTTGAATCTATGTATCAGGATTGCCATAATAGAGGCGGAGCAAATCGTTCTCAGATGATGAGTAAGTATTGGGATTGA
- a CDS encoding DUF302 domain-containing protein: protein MFHYTVSTNKSVEVAIADLEKQLQEEKFGVLWAFDIKSKLQEKGLEFSKAFHVLEVCNPHEAKKVLDETMMAGYFLPCKIIVFEDKDDTKIGMVKPSELMGLLEDENLKNIALDIEKRLTFCIDKAV from the coding sequence ATGTTTCACTATACTGTTTCAACAAATAAATCAGTAGAAGTTGCAATCGCTGATTTAGAAAAACAACTACAAGAAGAAAAGTTTGGGGTACTTTGGGCATTTGATATTAAAAGCAAGCTTCAAGAAAAAGGACTGGAATTCTCTAAAGCATTTCACGTATTAGAAGTATGTAATCCGCATGAAGCAAAAAAAGTATTAGACGAAACTATGATGGCAGGCTATTTTTTACCATGTAAAATTATAGTCTTTGAGGATAAAGATGATACAAAGATTGGAATGGTTAAGCCATCTGAACTAATGGGGTTACTTGAAGACGAAAACTTAAAAAACATAGCACTAGACATTGAAAAAAGACTCACCTTCTGTATCGACAAAGCAGTATAG
- a CDS encoding OsmC family protein has protein sequence MSNMKLLVKAETEGITVKAKAGKQEFIIDEGTQMGGKDMGPNPLQSVLGALAACENVTARMVAREMNFDLKEITFNVTGEFNPKGFMGDPSVRPYFEKINVEASVTTTESEDRIKELQEKVESRCPVYTMLKAADVTMTDTWTKA, from the coding sequence ATGTCTAACATGAAATTACTCGTAAAAGCAGAAACTGAAGGAATTACTGTCAAAGCAAAAGCTGGAAAGCAAGAGTTTATTATTGATGAAGGAACGCAAATGGGCGGGAAAGATATGGGCCCTAATCCGCTACAATCAGTACTAGGAGCACTAGCGGCATGTGAAAACGTGACAGCACGCATGGTTGCAAGAGAAATGAATTTTGACCTTAAAGAAATTACTTTTAATGTAACAGGTGAATTCAATCCTAAAGGTTTCATGGGGGACCCATCAGTTCGCCCTTACTTTGAAAAGATAAATGTGGAAGCTTCAGTAACAACAACTGAATCTGAAGATCGAATTAAAGAGCTACAAGAAAAAGTAGAATCACGTTGCCCTGTGTACACAATGTTAAAAGCAGCAGACGTAACGATGACTGATACTTGGACAAAAGCTTAA
- a CDS encoding arsenic resistance protein, with protein MNKLYVFPQKYLLLSVPLTLILGFIIGTFVDTSFLRPTIMLATIIMIYATMVGFKFKELTTIKGSKVLWLSLLINFAIIPLVAFGLGKTFLSEHPIMFAGLALSALLPTSGMTISWTALQKGNVPAAVKLTVFGLVVGSLLTPWYLLAMVGEYVNINVMRTIHSIIMVVFVPMILGHITFRFLMKKYTPEQFQKQIKPKFGPLSIWAMLYVVFISISMRAEMIMSNLQLIALALIVLIVFYGLNYVISTIAAKMFLNRGDGIALVNGTVLRNLSIAIGLAATSFGAEAALIVTIAFVVQQQTIAYYGKLAGKYWFNPDKKSKPAKTSVA; from the coding sequence ATGAATAAGCTGTATGTCTTCCCACAAAAGTATTTATTACTTAGCGTACCATTAACATTGATACTTGGTTTCATTATTGGTACGTTCGTTGACACAAGCTTTTTACGCCCTACCATTATGTTGGCTACGATTATTATGATATATGCCACAATGGTTGGATTTAAGTTTAAAGAGTTGACAACTATTAAAGGTTCAAAGGTACTATGGTTATCTTTACTTATTAACTTTGCCATTATACCTTTAGTGGCCTTTGGATTAGGAAAGACGTTCTTGAGTGAGCATCCCATTATGTTTGCGGGACTTGCTTTATCAGCCTTGTTACCAACGAGTGGAATGACTATTTCTTGGACTGCCTTACAAAAAGGAAATGTACCCGCTGCTGTAAAATTAACAGTATTTGGACTTGTTGTGGGCTCCCTGTTAACACCTTGGTACTTACTTGCTATGGTTGGGGAATATGTAAATATTAATGTAATGCGCACCATTCATTCCATTATTATGGTTGTATTTGTACCGATGATTTTGGGGCATATTACGTTTAGGTTTTTAATGAAGAAATACACTCCAGAGCAATTCCAAAAGCAAATTAAACCAAAGTTTGGACCATTAAGCATTTGGGCGATGCTATATGTTGTTTTTATCAGTATCAGTATGCGCGCTGAAATGATTATGTCCAACTTACAGTTAATTGCACTTGCTCTTATCGTATTGATTGTGTTTTATGGTCTGAATTACGTTATTAGTACGATTGCTGCAAAAATGTTTTTAAACCGTGGAGATGGTATTGCCTTAGTAAATGGTACAGTTCTTCGTAACCTGTCTATCGCTATCGGTTTGGCTGCGACTTCTTTTGGAGCCGAAGCAGCTCTTATTGTAACAATTGCTTTTGTTGTACAACAACAAACTATTGCATACTACGGCAAGTTAGCAGGGAAATATTGGTTTAATCCTGATAAGAAAAGCAAACCTGCGAAAACTTCTGTAGCATAA
- a CDS encoding cation:proton antiporter gives MDILAAGVADESSWPTLLIAGVMLLALFVAGHIGNRVIKIPDILLYIVLGIVVGGFIADHEVLHFASEVGIVLLFFLLGLEFPIDKLKTIAKNVWPAGLLDAFLNLGITTMICFFLGLDILTAFLIGGIVYATSSSITAQLLQSSKRMANTESEFILALLIFEDLVAPIVIALLIGFTSGEGVTPLNVTTLVVKIVLLTVGAIVIGKYVFRKLGDFVDRISDGDTFILMTIGIALAYGGLALLLGLSEVLGAFLAGMMLAETRRNSTFELYSIPIRNLFLPFFFLSFGTTISFSEGIPLLPLLLILIIWSVVAKIITGFFGGKLYGLSNRVALRAGLSLTSRGEFSVVIASLAVGSIKILASLYILATALIGIVLFLVAPYVTNFFFGSKPKKVKKKIQVPG, from the coding sequence ATGGATATATTGGCAGCAGGTGTAGCCGACGAATCGTCTTGGCCGACGTTACTAATTGCCGGTGTCATGTTGCTAGCTTTGTTTGTTGCAGGACATATAGGAAATCGAGTCATTAAGATTCCCGATATCCTATTATACATAGTCCTCGGGATTGTCGTTGGTGGCTTCATTGCAGATCATGAAGTACTTCATTTTGCTAGTGAAGTTGGGATAGTCCTTTTATTTTTTTTACTGGGACTTGAATTTCCTATTGATAAATTAAAAACCATTGCCAAAAATGTTTGGCCAGCTGGCTTGTTAGATGCCTTCTTAAATTTGGGTATTACGACAATGATTTGCTTTTTCCTGGGACTCGACATTTTAACGGCTTTTTTAATTGGTGGTATTGTTTATGCAACTAGCTCCTCTATTACAGCACAGCTTCTTCAATCCTCAAAACGAATGGCGAACACAGAATCTGAATTTATTTTAGCTTTACTGATATTTGAAGATTTAGTTGCTCCTATTGTTATAGCCTTATTAATTGGATTTACGTCAGGTGAAGGTGTCACTCCTCTTAACGTGACAACATTAGTGGTAAAAATCGTTCTCTTAACAGTTGGTGCTATTGTTATTGGTAAATATGTGTTTAGAAAACTTGGTGATTTTGTTGATCGTATAAGTGACGGTGACACATTTATTTTAATGACAATCGGAATTGCTTTAGCTTACGGTGGTTTAGCGCTATTACTTGGTTTATCTGAAGTATTAGGAGCGTTTTTAGCTGGTATGATGCTAGCTGAAACGAGACGCAACAGTACATTTGAATTGTATTCGATACCAATTCGAAACCTCTTTCTTCCCTTCTTCTTTTTATCATTTGGTACAACTATTAGTTTTTCAGAAGGGATTCCACTCCTACCATTACTACTTATCTTAATTATTTGGTCAGTTGTCGCAAAGATTATAACAGGATTTTTCGGTGGAAAGTTGTACGGTTTATCAAATCGTGTAGCATTACGTGCTGGTCTTTCATTAACCTCTCGTGGGGAATTTTCCGTCGTAATAGCAAGCTTAGCAGTCGGGTCCATAAAAATTCTCGCCAGTCTTTATATTTTAGCTACAGCTTTAATCGGAATTGTATTATTTTTAGTAGCTCCTTATGTCACGAATTTCTTTTTTGGTTCAAAACCAAAGAAAGTAAAAAAGAAAATACAAGTACCTGGTTAA
- a CDS encoding cation:proton antiporter regulatory subunit produces the protein MKIKSVELPGIGHKISFITAEKSKIVLIVHHSGKRDMYFFDDADNDEADFMINLNADETRELGAQLLGAMYQPIDTDKMELFKNQILIEWIEVPSGSPLIDRAIGEARIRTKTGASIIGIVKQGDQNNVIAVPDIDIKLHEGDTLMVLGKKEQIKSFERLCNGEVT, from the coding sequence ATGAAGATAAAGTCTGTTGAATTGCCGGGTATTGGTCATAAAATCTCCTTTATAACGGCTGAAAAGAGTAAGATTGTGTTAATTGTGCATCACTCTGGGAAGCGCGATATGTATTTTTTCGATGATGCGGACAATGATGAAGCAGATTTCATGATTAATTTGAATGCGGATGAAACGAGAGAGCTTGGTGCGCAGTTGCTTGGTGCGATGTATCAGCCAATCGATACGGATAAGATGGAATTGTTTAAAAATCAAATTTTAATAGAATGGATTGAAGTACCATCAGGTTCGCCGCTCATTGATCGGGCTATCGGAGAAGCACGTATTCGTACAAAAACTGGTGCATCTATTATCGGGATTGTGAAGCAAGGTGATCAAAATAATGTAATTGCTGTCCCTGACATTGATATTAAGCTTCATGAAGGAGATACACTCATGGTATTAGGGAAGAAAGAACAAATCAAGTCATTTGAACGTCTGTGCAATGGGGAGGTTACGTGA
- a CDS encoding site-specific integrase, translating into MDGHIYQRRKTFTYVVDLPKDPVTGKRRQKTKGRFKTEKEARRAMRKFIVQLEEGEYLEPSKELFSEFILNWFNEHYSKRIKATTAESRRYTVKKHLIEGNPFANNTLDTITAHDIDSLYNTKLDAEYSTSYIRKIHQLLTKAFDQAVKWNKIKENPAKKADPPCIKREEMRIWSFEHIHRFLDESTGERTFPIFYLALYTGMRRGEILGLMWKDIDFDKKVIHVKRTLSFVPKKGYIFTSPKTARSKRQIPVSNEVIQVLQQVQQTQREWKKRLQDAYEDNDLVFCTELGKPQDPQNILRVMRRLIEGAGVTRIRFHDLRHTHASILLNNNVDIVKVSARLGHANPRVTLEIYAHLLPNNQSEVPEVFEDLMKRNLKEPR; encoded by the coding sequence ATGGACGGACATATTTATCAACGCCGAAAAACTTTTACGTATGTAGTAGACCTACCTAAAGATCCGGTTACTGGTAAGCGAAGACAAAAAACCAAAGGTCGCTTTAAAACAGAAAAAGAAGCCCGAAGAGCTATGAGAAAATTTATAGTGCAGTTAGAAGAGGGAGAGTATTTGGAGCCTAGTAAAGAGCTATTCTCTGAATTCATTCTCAATTGGTTTAATGAGCACTATTCAAAACGTATTAAAGCAACCACAGCTGAAAGTCGCAGGTATACTGTAAAAAAACATCTAATAGAGGGTAATCCATTTGCTAACAATACACTTGATACTATTACGGCTCATGATATTGATAGCTTGTATAATACAAAGCTAGATGCTGAGTATAGTACGAGTTATATTCGTAAAATACATCAGCTTCTAACTAAAGCATTTGATCAAGCTGTAAAATGGAACAAGATAAAGGAAAATCCCGCAAAAAAAGCTGATCCCCCCTGCATTAAACGCGAAGAGATGCGAATATGGTCGTTTGAACATATTCATCGTTTTTTAGACGAAAGTACAGGTGAACGAACATTCCCCATTTTCTATCTTGCTTTGTATACAGGAATGCGTAGGGGAGAGATTCTAGGCTTGATGTGGAAAGATATCGATTTCGATAAGAAGGTCATTCATGTGAAACGTACATTATCATTTGTACCAAAAAAGGGATATATTTTCACCAGCCCAAAAACAGCTAGATCAAAGAGACAAATCCCTGTTTCAAATGAAGTGATACAAGTTCTACAACAGGTTCAACAAACACAAAGAGAATGGAAAAAGAGATTACAAGATGCTTATGAAGACAATGATTTAGTGTTTTGTACAGAACTAGGTAAACCACAAGACCCTCAAAATATATTGCGAGTAATGAGACGATTGATTGAAGGTGCTGGTGTCACAAGAATTAGATTTCATGATTTACGCCATACTCACGCATCAATTTTGCTTAACAATAATGTTGACATCGTTAAAGTGTCTGCAAGGCTTGGTCATGCTAATCCTAGGGTAACATTAGAGATATACGCTCATCTCTTACCAAATAACCAAAGTGAAGTGCCTGAGGTATTTGAGGATCTCATGAAAAGAAACCTAAAAGAGCCCCGTTAG
- a CDS encoding helix-turn-helix domain-containing protein, which produces MEHARKHIDDYPLMLTAEELKEILQVSKVTAYSIMDQPSFPLIRIGRSKRVLKKEFLTWLTKQQSNKL; this is translated from the coding sequence ATGGAACATGCAAGAAAACACATTGATGATTACCCACTTATGCTAACAGCTGAGGAGTTAAAAGAAATTTTACAAGTTTCTAAAGTAACAGCCTATTCAATTATGGATCAACCGTCATTTCCGCTTATCAGAATAGGGCGCAGTAAACGAGTATTGAAAAAGGAGTTTCTAACATGGTTAACAAAACAACAATCCAACAAATTATAA
- a CDS encoding AraC family transcriptional regulator, which yields MIKNIKALIDHIDNHYHEVLTRDDVEYITKLSYGHVRNDFRQIVNMPLDKYRKRRQLSLIIEEIAQSGSSINRSNIAPWNSENSFRVAFKNEFNVTPKKVIDGKFQGELQSKFDVDKYTKEYRVVQRLIKTHGSPNNALEFLLTLPPFVVSFFNRLVSYETPEKEYKAIIKNTYGELSKEGYKEKMVILKNYYDINRAFCFKPGAIFSNVFIIAKRDLIKHILTKGDIYLSYSPLDIRTVWNVVPDIKSEREKNYYRKKEEVIISMPNELINKIDSLTFMQQEILRNLIFQDCGALYYETFEDLIDQVKYNYNKPISSRCNKCNCDGVYLEEDCPRIEDMDTEELNEYLSKPRFELLNYENLRKEIDTLLIKGLLYFVN from the coding sequence ATGATTAAAAATATAAAAGCATTGATTGATCACATAGATAATCATTACCATGAAGTTTTAACACGAGATGATGTCGAATATATAACTAAACTCTCCTATGGACATGTAAGAAACGATTTTAGACAAATTGTAAACATGCCATTAGATAAGTATCGCAAGCGAAGACAATTATCTTTAATTATTGAAGAAATTGCTCAATCCGGCTCATCAATAAATAGAAGTAACATAGCTCCCTGGAATAGTGAAAATAGTTTCCGTGTTGCCTTTAAAAATGAATTTAACGTGACTCCTAAGAAGGTAATAGATGGTAAGTTTCAAGGCGAATTACAGTCCAAATTTGATGTTGATAAATATACTAAAGAATACAGAGTAGTTCAGCGGTTAATAAAAACCCATGGAAGCCCAAACAATGCGTTGGAGTTTCTTCTAACTCTCCCACCTTTTGTCGTTAGCTTCTTTAATAGACTTGTTTCTTATGAAACACCAGAAAAAGAATATAAGGCAATAATAAAGAACACTTATGGCGAACTGTCTAAAGAAGGTTATAAAGAGAAAATGGTTATACTTAAGAACTATTATGATATTAACAGAGCTTTTTGTTTCAAACCTGGAGCAATTTTCTCCAATGTGTTCATAATTGCTAAAAGAGACCTGATAAAACATATTCTTACCAAGGGAGATATTTATTTGTCTTATTCTCCACTGGATATTAGGACAGTCTGGAATGTAGTACCAGATATCAAGAGTGAGAGAGAAAAAAATTATTACCGTAAGAAAGAAGAAGTAATTATATCTATGCCCAATGAGCTTATTAATAAAATTGATTCCTTAACTTTCATGCAACAAGAGATACTTAGAAATTTGATTTTCCAAGATTGCGGAGCCTTATACTATGAGACCTTTGAGGATTTGATTGACCAAGTCAAATATAATTATAATAAACCTATTTCATCTCGTTGCAACAAATGCAATTGCGATGGTGTTTATTTAGAAGAAGATTGCCCTAGAATAGAAGACATGGACACAGAGGAATTAAATGAATATCTTTCGAAACCTCGCTTTGAACTATTAAATTATGAGAACCTTAGGAAAGAGATTGATACACTTTTGATCAAAGGATTACTTTATTTTGTTAATTAA